The DNA window ATTCGAATGGAAGACTGGTATGCAGTGACTGATCCACGTCAGTTCTTCTACGGGGCTTACGTCGGAAACAGGGCGAAGATGCAAGAGGCTGCAGAAAGCAACTTTGCGTTCTGTGATAAGCGTAACCTACTGACCCGCCTCCCTGAAAAGACTCAGCACCAACTCCTACGTCTCTTAGTACCTCTGCGCCACGTTGAGCTAGGCGCCAACATGAACAACAGCAAAATAGCAGGCGATGCTATCGCGACCACCGTTGCCCAGATGCACATGTTTGCTGCAACCGATCGCCTAGGGATGGGTCAGTACCTGTCCCGCATTGCTCTGCTGCTCGATGGCAGCACAGGCAAGGCGCTGGACGAATCCAAAACCTTCTGGATGGATGACGAGCTCTGGCAGCCCATGCGCAAACTAGTGGAAGACTTGCTGGTAATTGATGACTGGTTTGAACTCACGCTTGTGCAGAACGTCCTTCTGGACGGTCTTATGTACCCGCTTATTTACGATCATATGGATGCCTGGCTGGGAGAGCAGGGCGCCGAGGATGTGTCTCTGCTCACTGAGTTTCAGCGTGACTGGTACAAGGAATCCCAGCGCTGGACTAACTCCATGATTAAAACTGTCGGCGCTGAAAACGACGGCAATCGCGAACAACTCCAGCGCTGGGTAACCCAGTGGGAGCATCGAGTCTATGAGGCCCTAATGCCAATTGCGCAGGCTACAACTGGGCTAGACGCTCTGGATGAAACCCGCGCTGAGCTTTCCGTTCGGCTAAAGAAGGCAGGCCTTGAAAGTACAGGAGTGCAGGCATGAGCCAGAAAGTATTTATAGCATTTCAGGA is part of the Marinobacter sp. JH2 genome and encodes:
- a CDS encoding aromatic/alkene monooxygenase hydroxylase subunit beta translates to MTIEIKTTSVEPIRNTYSAIARRFGDKPATRYQEASFDLEARANFHYRPLWDPKRTLNDASRTSIRMEDWYAVTDPRQFFYGAYVGNRAKMQEAAESNFAFCDKRNLLTRLPEKTQHQLLRLLVPLRHVELGANMNNSKIAGDAIATTVAQMHMFAATDRLGMGQYLSRIALLLDGSTGKALDESKTFWMDDELWQPMRKLVEDLLVIDDWFELTLVQNVLLDGLMYPLIYDHMDAWLGEQGAEDVSLLTEFQRDWYKESQRWTNSMIKTVGAENDGNREQLQRWVTQWEHRVYEALMPIAQATTGLDALDETRAELSVRLKKAGLESTGVQA